The Vicugna pacos chromosome 28, VicPac4, whole genome shotgun sequence genome includes the window GTGATGCCTGAGCCGGTCCGAGCGCTCTGTTAGGGCAGCCAGAGCCTGCCGTTTGCTGTCACCTCCAATGCCCTTACTCGTATCCTGGGGGCAAGAGTGCCAGCTTGCCAAAAATGTCCCCTGTAAGGAGCTGGCTTCAGAAAACGCCTGTGATTTGGACCTTGTGCTGTGTTGTGGTGAATGACTTTTCCACACTAGACAAGTCATCCCAGGCAGGTTTTTAGAAAACTCACGAGTAATTCCTAGAAGCCGCCAAAATTCTTAATGTTTATGTGGCAGCAAACACCATTCAGAAAGAAGACCAAATAGTTCAGCAGGTAGTGCTGGAAAAACCCAAGACTTTGAGCAGCTTTTGGTGAAAAATAGAGGACTTCCTGTTGCCCTTTCTCCATCAAGTCCATTGCCTTGTATGCAGCCTACACTCCATGAAAACTTAGTTGAATCTATTAATTAACTGGTGTAGAAACCAACCAGCAAAACAGAACCTAAGATCACTAGTCAGTTTTTTTAGGTTTTGAGTAAGCTTAGAACAGAAACTACAGGGATATTTGTTCTATTAACATTAAGGACTTAATGCACTTTTTCCCTTCCAGTATGGGGTATAGCCGAGGACCAGGGTTTGCATTGAATTGTCACTTCTCTTaaggtttttttaatctgaaacatTTCCATGGTGTTTgccttttataaaatagacatttttgacattttgttagaaccctccacccccaaaacaaaaacaaccaaattCATAGATAGCAGAATGGTTGCCAGAGgccaggggtggggatgggcaaAATGGATAAAggggtcaaaaggcacaaacttttatttataaagtaaataatTCCTGAGGATGTCATGCACAGCTTGGTGACTGCAGTTGACAACACTGTACTGTATTTGAACACTGCTAAGggaatagattttaaaagctcTCAAGTCAAGAAAAGCATTTTTGTAACCATATATGGTGACGGAtattagacttattgtggtgatcatttcacaagacatacaaataccaaaccattacattgtacacctgaaactgctAGAATGTGATGTGTCAAGTGTATCTCAAAAGAAGAATAAGAAGAATTCACATTTTTGAAGACTATAGTCCTCCCtacccttcattttattttttcaattaatgtacagaaatattgCCTTGCCTTTTGGCACACagttctttgaattttaaaatctgtgcaGACTGGTGTGATCAGTCTAGAGAACAGTTTTATTACCCCTGGGACTCCTCCAAAATACTCGCTGTGGCCGACGCTCCTCCCATCCCTAACCTCTGCCAATCCCCGTCTGTTCTCCATCACCACCAGTGTCATAGAGATGGGAACATGCAGTGTGTTACCTTTTGAGACCGGCATCCTTCCCTCAGCAAGATGCCTTTCAGATTCACTTAAGTTGTCGCACTTGTCAGTAATTTGTTCCCTTCCGTTGCTGAGTGATGTTCACTGTACAGATGTGCCctacttatttatccattcagcaACCGCGTGACATTTGGGTTTGTTGGGGTGATTAAGACTAGAGccactataaacattcatgtacaggctTCTGTGTGAACCTAAGTGTACAAGTGAGTATAAATTATAAAGTAAACATCACTTAACTCACTTGGGCAAGGCACACACTGAAAGACGGTTTGGTTTAGAGTAATTCAGTTTAATTTTTGTCTCTCCTTAGTTTGGCTAGTTGAATTTCTCTCGTTGGGTGTGTTTATGTttaaattgagttgaattgtttAGATTACTTACAAATCCTGCTGGTTACAAGGTTTTTTGTAGAGTGAGCAAAGCAAACACAGGCAATACTAGCCTGGCACCTGAATCCAATGGCTTGTGGCCTGGGTAGTGAGCATCCTACTGCTCGAGCTGAGGTTCTTTTCTTCCTCATGAGAAGTGGAAGCGGGAAGCCAGGCTGCTGTCAGCCATCCTTTTCCTGTAGTTGTCCTCAAACCTCTCGTTCTGGGCTACCGTGAAGTGGTTCTTCCAGTCTCCAACTGCCCCTGAAACAGCCATGGGGAGAGTCAGCAGCTGGCGGGGGTCTGTACTCCTCTGTTGTCCAGTTTCTGTGAGACGCTTCTGTTCCTCCTTCCAGGAGGGGCAGACCAGGACCACACGTGGCCCCACCCCCCCAACCGCCGCACCTCCTTTCCCCCCAGCTGGCCTGATCAGTGAGATGTGGAGGAGCGGCCACCAGGTGGGGACAGCGGGCCGGGTGCCTGCCTCTGTCCTGCCCTCCTGCACACCCCAGCGTGGTTGGTGCTGTGCCTGCGGCTCCCATGCTGCAGGCCTACCAAGAAAGATTTGCTTCTGGAGGGACTCAGGGTACAGTTTtgagaaaggaagggggaaaaaaagatttcccCCCAATTTTCCACTTGCAATCCCTGTTCCCTTTCTCAGATTGCTCTTTCTCCACAGAGCTTACTCTCATCTACTgtcttgtgtatttttaaagtttttttttatttgtttgtggcTAGAGTTTCCACGAGGGCAggaatttttctgtgttttgttcactgcttggAACATTATCTAGAACAGTGCCCAGCATATAGTAGCCACTCACtaagtatttttgaatgaatggatcTAACGAATAGCTTAGAGCCCTAATTTATAAAATGGCTTCTTTTCTCCACCTGACTTAATTCTGTGTATTTTCACCATATGAGCCAGAGCTCTGGAGTAAAAGTGAGGATGAGAGGTTGGACTTAGACACCAAACCTCGCTCTCCAGTTGTGGCtaaatactgatttcatttcatcTGTAATTTCTTAAATCCTCTTTTCCCAGAATCATTCATTACAGATTGCACATTTCTTatctatagaaaagaaaaatccccaaAGACTCTGAAATAGTGGACAGTCCTTGAAAGATTATggccaaaagaaaacataaaaacctTTTCTCATGAATGGAGAAATTGATTGATTCATGATTTCAGTTGGAACCGATGAGTAGTTTGCCATTGGGTTCTGCTTCATGACATCAAAGGAAGTGTGGTGGACAATTTTATCCAGAACTTTATCGTCTAGGCTCTTTCCAATAAATTCTGCCAGCTTCTGAATTTCATGCTTTGGGTTCTATGATCAGAGTCAAAAGAAAAGACTTGATATAAGATAATTTAAATCAATAATAGTTTTACAAGAACATTGAATGAATTAATAGCAGTAATCAGTAACATGTCATGAGTTAAAATAGTCTCACAAATGCTCAGCTTTTCATAAATGACTCATTTTGACCTATTGACTTGTATTGTTCTCTTTATATCAATTGGAATCATCACGCTTTTCTTGCTGGAACATGGAGGCATCGGCTGAGCCATGTCAGTGAGGTGGCCTGCGGTGCTGGGGAATGTTCCACTGAGGGCATGTGACCAGGGTTACGTCCAAGTGTCCTGCTCCAGCCAGTCATGGGCCACAGTGGGGTCTTGGTCAGCTAAATGCCCAACAGGGAGTGTTGCAGGCCACTGCTGAGAACAGAGGCTGTGCAGCAGCTCTGGGGACATGGCCACAGCCCGCCTGTCTCCTGCTTCTGACATTAATAGAAGGGCCCCCAGACTTTTGCAGTGGTGCTGATGGGGGGCCAGGAGGATGGGAGGGGACATCTCTGCACCCAAGAGGCACCGTGGCACCAGCTCCAGTGCCCCTACTGGTCCAGGTAAAGCTTTCAGTTCCATTGTCACCACTGTTTCCTCACCAGAGGGACACGGCTCAGGATGCTGTGTGCAGGAAGTCCCCTGTCCCCAGAGGCATGGTGGGCTGGTGGTGGGGTGGAACCCTACCACCGTGTCTTCTGCCTTAAAATGGGCTCCTGCTTAGAAAGCTTGGCTGTCAGAAGTGCCTACTTGGCCTGACACAGACTAGGAGCCAACAGGAGTGCTGAGAACTGTGAGCCTCGAGTGACCACAGTCCAGTGACACTTGGAACGTGATCACAGAAACATGTGAAAGGGCCGCGGGGGCTCTGAGGTTAGACCGCCTGTTTCAACAAAGTTTCTTCCTGGCGCTCATCCTACAGTGGGATCCACCCCGACAAAAGGGCACTGTTCCCAGAGGCATGTCCTCCGTGGACACGGCTGTGACACACAGGGTGAGCAGGCGTCACCCAGGTGGACATTTCCTGGTCTGAGCTCATTAGTGCCCGTTAGCACGGCCCCTGTTTGCCATGTCTGCTTGTAGAGGAGCAAACACTTCCTCATAACATGCAGCTCCCTGCCGTGACAGTCCTTAACTGAGTAGCTGCCTCTCGATTTGTGTGTCTGGAcaaccctctgagcctcagtagtGCCTGTCTGTGAAACGTGTTCCCCCGGGACCCAGGCTGCCAGTGTCTCCTTCTGCACATACTCGCTTGTCTGGTTTTTCCCTGCCTTCCGTGGTGTGTTAGTACAACTGTACCAAGTAAGCATTAAGGAGGGAATGTTACAGTGGTATCTGTGTGGGGTGTCCCGCAAGCCCTTAATCATGGTTCTGAGAATCCTAGAAAAGTGACGATTTATCTGTTTAATAAAAACGGTAGACAGAGAACAGATCAGATGTTACTTATAAAAGTCCTGGCGATGTGGTGTACAGCATGCAGACTGCAACTGATGATGTGGTGTgtctgaaagttgctgagagagtagatcttaaaaagtTCCCCacacaagaaaaaattttgtaactCTGGGAGGTGACGGATGTTAACTAGGCTGATTATGGTGATCCTTTCACAGTgtacacaaatatcaaatcatggtgctgtacacctgaaactaatatatgccaattatatctccataaaaacatggaaaaatgaTTGTGTTTTTACTCTTTTGATATTCTGTAGGCACAAGTGGATAAAGCCCACTAGTGATTGAACCCAAGAGAAATGCAGCTAAACTGATGTGCACAGGAGTCCCCTAGCAGTTGTGTAAAACTGTGCGTCTGAGTTAGCAGGCCTGGTGTAGGCTCCATGAACCCATGCAGCTGTCTGCGAATTACCTGTTGAGAGCCCGACTTTCAATCATAAGTTCAAGAACAGAGACTCTAAGTCTGTATCGGTCCCTGTGTTCTGTGGAGTCAGAATTGAGTAGACGATCGTTTGCAGTAAACTCCTGTGACACCATCTCATTTAGCCCCTGTAACAGATCTTGGAGGAGGATATATTACCGTCTCTTTTTTGCATTTAAGGAAACTAAGTAAGTCTAGTCTAAGATACTAAGCCTCTTCACCAAGAATAATTGCCAGCGGGCAATAAAGCCAGAACTTGGATTCAACAGATTTGACTCTAAATCATTAGCATTTTCCATTACACTACAGTTTCTTAAACTGTTTCTTAAAACTATGACGTCCTCAAGTACTAACGGAAAAAAGCCAAAATGTGCTAGAAAAAAATGTCCCCTCCTGAATGGAATTTTAAACTAGATGTGCAAGGGGAAAAAAGGCATCATTCGTTTCAGGCTGCCATCTGCCTATAAGGAAAGGCGTCTCATACCCCAGAGTGCAGGTGAGACCGTGATACAGAAACTCACGGTGCCCCAGGTGCACTCTGGTGTGCGGCCGGTGGCCAGTGAGATGCAGCGTTTTCTGTGCCCTGTCTCACTCTGTGGGTCCCTGAGGGGGTCCACACGTTACACCCCAGGTGTTTTATGGTCAGATGGGAACCACGGAGGCGCCCTGCCCCTTACTCTTTTCATGTCCTCATAGAAGAGGTAGAGGATGCGGTGCTGGTGCCTGGCGTCCCACCATCCCTTCACGTGGTCGTACCAGGAGCCCCAGCACACTGCAAGAGAGAACCGGCAGTGAGTCACGAAGCCTAGCCCGCAGACACCCCACTGGAAAGGGGACCCCGGGGGGAGGGAGAGTGTCACAGGGTGACCCCCTCACGGTAAAGAGGGCAGAGCCCTGCTGTTCTAAGGAAGTGCCTTCTTCTTAGAGTGCTTGAGGAgtttgagacaggaaggaaccTCACCCTTCCCAGCCAGAAAATTCTCAAAATACTCTTCCCAGGTTCCTGGGGCCGGAAGGGCTTTATTCATCCTGTGGAAATGGTAGTAAGACACCATGTTGTCCTTGGGGTTTCTCGCTACGTAGATCATCTgggaatggaagcaaaagcaggaTTAGACCCAGAGATGGTTATGTTCAGGCAGGTGTGTTCCACACAGATGAAGTTTTCTGATGCTGCTTTTCTGTGATTCGGCTTTTCTGGGAGATGAAAAGCATTCATATCAATTTGCATATGGATTAATGTGAAGAGAACTCTCtcttttttgtaaaatatttaacaaGTGAAGTGTTTTCAGAGGAAATTGAATGAAGACGACGCAGGGTGTTCTAAGGAGTGAACTCTGAAATCCTTTTGCTCTTTACCTTGCAGTTTTTCTCCAGCAAGGATGGTGGCAGCAGTTGGATGGGAAGGTGTGTCTTTAGGGTCCGTGGTGAGGGCATCGCATTGGCTTGTTCCAAACCTGTGTTCAAAAATGAATTTTCCATCACTTTCCACTGTTTTTATCTATTTGCTTCAGAATCTCGCTGCTTTGTTATTACGACATTATGAATGGTTCAAGGCAGCCTGTACTGTGTGCAGATCTTGGCACAAGAAAGTGGGGCGTGAGAGGATGGTggtgtcccaggtgttgggcgagtccctgggatgtgccccatcaagtgagggagggtccttggctttgtgcaggaaggaattcaagagtgagccacagcagAGTGAAGGCAGATGTATTCAGAGGGATACATACTCCACAGAtagagtgcaggccgtctcagaaggTGAGAGAGAATGGCCATGAGGGGTGGGGAGTGTTAGTTTTAATGGGcctggtaacttcatatgctaacaagtgggaggattattccagctgctttggggaaggggctgggattcccaggaattgggccaccacctgGCACCCCCTTTTTGACCTGTTGTGCTCAGCCTCGaagctgtcatggcgcctgtgggagtgccatttgccatgttaatatattgcagtgagtgtataatgaagctcaaggtccccTGAATgtcaaatctcccgccatcttgggcctcgAGGTCCcctgggagttgaattttcctCCACCGTGGTGCTGAAGGTCATGTCCTTCTTTTCACGGTtgtcccctgccccttcccctcttaTCTCAGTCTCGTCTGAGAGCATACATCCAGCCCTGAATGAGTTTTTTGGCTAGAGCAATTTTTAACCATAACAATCAACCAAATAGATCAGAGCCTAAAAATTCAAGCCCTTCCACCGTGAAATGACGTGACTTACGCTGATCCTTATGGAGTGAAACTGACGTCTAACTGGAGAGTCAGAACCTCGCTTCCTTTTGCACAGTCCCGCCTGGGCTTAGGGAGGCTCTGGAGCACAGCAGTGGCCAGGCATAGCGGGCAAGACGCAGCTGCCTGATGCCCAGAACTCCGAGAGGCTGCGGGCAGCGCCCGCCCCGCGTGCGGGCCAAGCCCGCGGCCCAGGTGGCTGTGCCATACTCACCAGACTCCATGGTCGGGATCTTCCACTCGATGAAGGGGAAGCGCTCGTGGGTTGGTGCTCTCTGGCTTCTGCCAACATCACACTTGTTTTGTATCAGGTCCACTATCTCCTGTGTCCAAGTCGTTCCTTATTCCAcacggaggaggaagaggcacagACCTTTACACACTGCACGTCTTAGAATATGACCCAGCGCTTGCTAGCACAGCTGTGTGAGCTTTGGGGCCAGGTTtataatggaattcagaaaacatcaTTCTTTGTATCTTGTGTGATCATAATAGGAACTTTTATAAAAGTCTCCAATTTGGAGTGGCTGTTAGATTGATAAATATATGGTTCTTTTTTTCTCCACCATTAATCGTGACTGTTGTGCCGTTGAGTGAGCTGCGTTGTTCTCTAGAAAGGGTGGGAGGTGGTCTTTCCCACCAGACTGTGAGGAGGGGAGTAGTCACGACATGGCCTTCGAACTGTTTTCTGAGCACGTGGCGTCGGGCTGCCACCCAGGGGCCACTTAGGGCTTAGTGTCCCCTCTCAGCCTTTCCTCTGTTTTCCCTGAAAGGCTGAAAAGTGCGTCCCTAGACCTCTTGGCTGCTAAGGTCTGAATGCTACCTAGATTCTGCCGGTGAGATGCATGAGTCTGAGATTTAAAGGAGGGGAGGTAGGGGTCACCCTTCCCGAGATCATGACTGCTGGTGGTAGAAGATTTGTGGAGGTCACCCCACCCTCTGCTGCCCAGGGCCTTGACCCAGAGGCTGCACCCCTACTGCCACCACTGCCATGGGAGAAGGGCTTCCATCTCCCGATGCCCCCAGTCCTGACCGACGTGGGGCTGGCCACCCGATCTCCAGCTTCGGGTGAAGACCTGTGGCACTGGGCGTCCTGACAGAGTCCACATCGGGAGGAGGCTCTGAACCCTGGGTCTAGGCTGATCTTCCCGACCGGCTCTGATGCCTGCCCTTGTTACCGGACCCCTTTCTCACGCTCTTAGTTCACTTCTGGGTCCCTGGGATCACCAGCATTTTATGTCCCCGATGAGCTGGTCTTATCTTTTTTGGCACCCATGCCTTCATCGTGGATGAAGGACCTGTATTTCTTTAGCCCTGTACTCAGAGGAAGTGGGAGCCCTGTGTGCTAGCTTGTGAGCTTGCTCGGAATTTACGGGCTGGCAGTGGCACAGGTTCGCCTGTGGCTGGAAGTTCCGGTGGGTGGAGCGACTTCTCATCTCAGCCTCTAGAAGTCGGTGACCCTACAacgtgcttttgtcttggctcaTTCACAGAGCACACATCCTTTCCCTAAAAATTAGGTGTAAAACATACGGGTCACCTGGGCTCATTTCTTCTTCCCGCTAATCAGTGCTGCCTTTATTAATGTGTCGGGTTTGAGGGACTGACGAAGTACCACCTTGGCTGGCAAGCGTGTTACTTATTGTGTGAGTCATTTGGATCTCCCAAGTCCTACTAACCCCTAACCTGTGAAAACCCGAAATGAACCGAATCTTAATGCTCATATTTGACAGGCGGAGAAAGGACTAATTATTAAACATTGTACTGAAATTACAGTAACAAGGTAGAGTTGTGGATGAAATTAAGGTGCTAGGATGTGATCCTCACCAGTGGTTACTTTCAGAAATtcacatttagaaaatatttatccTGAACAGACTCACAATGAGTAAGTTCAGAAAATCAGGGCCTATATGAAGCCAATGGACATGTGAGTGTAAAGCCCCGTCAGAGATTTTGATCCGATCGCTGCAGATAAAGGCAGTGAGGGGTTGGAGCGTGTGTGTGTTGTGCACGTGTAGCAGAAGTTATTGACAGGGAGCATGATTTTGCAGAGAGCAAAGAGCAAGTGCGTACGCGGTTGGGGCATGGACTGAACACTGTGTTTGAAGTCGACATGTAGACCCACGCAGCCAGCGGCAGAGAGCCGCTTCCCCAGGCTAACCTCCAGTCGTCACGGTGCCGTGGCTGGGCTCACCTTTGTCTTGTTTCTACAGTGACTTTCTTAAGCTGATTATTGGGATAAGAAAGTGGGTTCACCACTTACCCCTAGGGAGGGTGGAGATTAAGGGAGCAGTGCCTGGATCCCAGGGTGGGAGACTTGTGAGCTCAGCGTTGCATAACCCAAGTCCCTGCTTCTCCCCAGGGTCTGCAGTGAGGGCCTGAGTCCGGAATAAGCAAATCAACAACCGGCCCTTTTGTTTTCAGCTGTTTGACCC containing:
- the SULT1C4 gene encoding sulfotransferase 1C4, with amino-acid sequence MEDLTWEWAERLAVDYVQGILQPTPTCDTWEQIWNFQARPDDLLISTYPKAGTTWTQEIVDLIQNKCDVGRSQRAPTHERFPFIEWKIPTMESGLEQANAMPSPRTLKTHLPIQLLPPSLLEKNCKMIYVARNPKDNMVSYYHFHRMNKALPAPGTWEEYFENFLAGKVCWGSWYDHVKGWWDARHQHRILYLFYEDMKRNPKHEIQKLAEFIGKSLDDKVLDKIVHHTSFDVMKQNPMANYSSVPTEIMNQSISPFMRKGAVGDWKNHFTVAQNERFEDNYRKRMADSSLASRFHFS